A region from the Canis lupus dingo isolate Sandy chromosome X, ASM325472v2, whole genome shotgun sequence genome encodes:
- the LOC112649132 gene encoding testis-expressed protein 13D-like, which yields MAVDFGDHASGFRHAEVVRFINNEVLLNGGGPEFYAALRSRPWSEVEDRLRGVLADPRVPRAHQRACAWSALALGVRGAARQREQQGRRIRRLQEQMEERETAAWALASELQRMRGERKEMAAQLRCARAALQQVSNERNVLRRRLIQAEKSALADKPPQEVMSESRAKQRGARAWPVDVDEQCKMMAAGAQAVQPSEGQMTAPAAAPEAAPATVLRVQAPPSSWAQVMQSSLPVQVSHAFPFSASFPMGFPYSASLPHSLVVEADAAAAATTAAPVGSPQMPPLVPPGPWAAVRAQKQMVPLCDQRCYDQEEYSEIPQGRFPLRGSRSHSQEEGPVCLQGMASLEIGNHSQKENLERPQGTAPRRDRNSSQKKRPVMPQKKYSPENSKNHSQEDPERPQGTSPLRSSRSSGARKSPKKQHSQGQKAKQPKGEKASDSQHQGKPASVCSPKNWDCPWCKAINFSWRKACYKCKKVCVAGESRGLDPVQTH from the coding sequence ATGGCAGTGGACTTCGGGGACCACGCCAGCGGGTTCCGTCACGCCGAGGTGGTCAGGTTCATCAACAACGAAGTCCTCCTGAACGGCGGCGGCCCGGAGTTCTACGCGGCCTTGCGCTCACGGCCGTGGAGTGAGGTGGAGGACCGGCTTCGGGGGGTCCTGGCCGACCCGCGGGTGCCGCGCGCCCACCAGAGAGCCTGCGCCTGGAGCGCGCTGGCCTTGGGCGTGCGCGGGGCCGCAAGGCAGCGGGAGCAGCAGGGGCGCCGGATCCGGAGGCTGCAGGAACAGATGGAGGAGCGGGAGACCGCCGCCTGGGCCCTGGCCTCCGAGCTACAGCGGATGCGAGGGGAGCGCAAGGAGATGGCTGCACAGCTTCGATGCGCGAGGGCTGCTCTGCAGCAGGTGTCGAATGAGCGGAATGTATTGCGCCGACGGCTGATCCAGGCAGAGAAATCGGCCCTGGCTGACAAGCCACCTCAGGAAGTCATGTCTGAGTCACGAGCCAAACAGCGTGGAGCCAGAGCATGGCCAGTGGATGTGGATGAGCAGTGCAAGATGATGGCTGCAGGAGCACAGGCCGTGCAGCCTTCGGAGGGCCAGATGACAGCTCCAGCGGCAGCTCCAGAAGCAGCTCCAGCAACTGTGCTTCGTGTGCAGGCACCCCCGAGCTCCTGGGCCCAGGTCATGCAATCCTCTCTGCCAGTGCAGGTGTCACATGCATTTCCATTCTCTGCATCATTCCCTATGGGATTTCCATACTCGGCATCTCTACCGCACTCACTAGTCGTGGAAGCAGACGCAGCAGCggcagcaacaacagcagcacCGGTAGGCTCGCCTCAGATGCCTCCTCTGGTCCCACCTGGTCCATGGGCTGCAGTGAGGGCCCAGAAACAGATGGTCCCACTCTGTGACCAGAGGTGCTATGACCAGGAAGAATATTCCGAGATCCCCCAGGGGAGATTTCCCCTGAGGGGCAGCAGAAGCCACAGCCAAGAGGAAGGTCCTGTGTGTCTCCAGGGAATGGCTTCCCTGGAGATCGGGAACCACAGCCAGAAAGAAAATCTGGAGAGACCTCAGGGGACAGCACCCCGGAGAGACAGAAATTCCAGCCAGAAGAAACGTCCAGTGATGCCCCAGAAGAAGTACTCCCCGGAGAACAGCAAGAACCACAGCCAAGAAGATCCAGAGAGGCCTCAGGGGACATCCCCACTGAGAAGCAGCAGGAGCAGTGGTGCCAGAAAAAGCCCCAAGAAACAGCACTCTCAGGGGCAGAAGGCCAAGCAACCAAAAGGGGAAAAAGCCTCGGATTCCCAACACCAGGGGAAGCCTGCCTCAGTATGCAGTCCAAAGAATTGGGACTGCCCATGGTGTAAAGCCATTAATTTTTCATGGCGCAAGGCCTGCTATAAATGTAAGAAAGTCTGTGTGGCTGGTGAGAGTAGAGGCCTGGACCCAGTACAGACTCACTAA